One genomic window of Panicum hallii strain FIL2 chromosome 6, PHallii_v3.1, whole genome shotgun sequence includes the following:
- the LOC112897957 gene encoding pentatricopeptide repeat-containing protein At5g50390, chloroplastic isoform X2, producing MELQLAPPLGTLRPIASIHHRPKASASASASATAAPSTSSSLSSSEPLKPRPRLPRQSPVPRPRPGPARLPALCAAIERHAAAGRHAEALDAFRLARAAGPFMPLPPTTYHALIAAAAALREPGAAAAVAWHMESSGAETDVYTHNCVLGMYLSCGMLGEARRVFEGMPERNGVSWGIMMGGLVDRGRPRAALVLFREMWAEAGGGEAPPRAVVVAVRASTTSGSLRAGQQLHCCVIKMGPCDDGESDRYLSCALLDMYSKCGRVDLARRVFDAMMPYQRSIVAWNSMLAGYVLHGRCEEALELYHEMRRSGVAMDQCTFSTMLGVFARLGLLEHAKQAHAGLIQRGLLLDIVGNTALVDLYCKWGRMEDARNVFERMPKRNLISWNALVAGYGYHGMGDIAIEMFERLIAEGITPNHVTFLAVLNACRFSGLVDKGKRIFQLMAQNPKTKPRAMHYACVIELFGREGLLDEAYSMIRRAPFTPTANMWGALLTASKVHKNMHLAKLAAEQLLAIEPEKINNYAVLLNLYISSGRQDDACKVVETMKKKGLCISNACSWVTVKKKDHRFFFKDSLHPQCAEIYRKLDALMKEVKEAGYVVEENELLPDVHPDEQNISRAYHSERLAIAFGLISTSPCAPLRITQSHCLCRDCHKIIKFLTKVTKREIVVRDGSRFHHFKLGICSCGDYW from the coding sequence ATGGAGCTGCAGCTCGCCCCGCCGCTCGGCACCCTCCGCCCCATCGCCTCCATCCACCACCGCCCCaaggcctccgcctccgcctccgcctccgccacaGCTGCGCCCTCCACATCCTCTTCGTTATCTTCCTCCGAGCCCCTCAAgccccgcccgcgcctcccgcgcCAGAGCCCCGTCCCCAGGCCCCgacccggccccgcgcgcctccCCGCCCTCTGCGCCGCCATCGAGCGCCACGCGGCCGCGGGCCGCCACGCCGAGGCCCTCGACGCGTTCCGCCTCGCCCGCGCGGCGGGGCCCTTCATGCCGCTCCCGCCCACCACCTACCACGCGCTcatcgccgctgccgccgcgctGCGGGAgcccggcgcggccgcggcggtggcCTGGCACATGGAGAGCTCCGGCGCCGAGACGGACGTGTACACGCACAACTGCGTCCTCGGGATGTACTTGAGCTgcgggatgctcggggaggcGCGGCGGGTGTTCGAGGGAATGCCCGAGCGGAATGGCGTCTCGTGGGGGATCATGATGGGCGGGCTCGTCGACCggggccgcccccgcgccgcgctCGTGCTGTTCCGGGAGATGTGGGCGGAGGCTGGCGGTGGGGAGGCTCCCCCGAGGGCGGTCGTGGTGGCCGTCCGTGCGTCTACAACGTCCGGGTCATTGCGAGCAGGGCAGCAGCTGCACTGCTGCGTCATCAAGATGGGGCCGTGTGACGATGGCGAAAGCGACCGGTACCTCTCGTGCGCGCTGCTCGACATGTACAGCAAGTGCGGGAGGGTGGACTTGGCTAGGCGCGTGTTTGACGCGATGATGCCTTATCAGAGGAGCATCGTGGCATGGAACTCCATGTTGGCGGGGTACGTGCTCCACGGGCGCTGCGAGGAGGCGTTGGAGCTGTACCACGAGATGCGCAGGAGTGGTGTCGCCATGGACCAGTGCACATTCTCCACGATGCTGGGGGTGTTTGCAAGGTTGGGGCTGCTGGAGCACGCGAAGCAGGCGCATGCTGGCCTGATACAGAGAGGATTGCTGCTGGACATTGTGGGGAATACGGCGCTCGTGGACTTGTATTGCAAGTGGGGGAGGATGGAGGACGCGAGGAATGTCTTTGAGAGGATGCCCAAAAGGAACTTGATCTCTTGGAATGCTTTGGTAGCAGGATACGGCTACCATGGCATGGGGGATATTGCGATCGAGATGTTCGAGAGGCTGATAGCTGAAGGTATCACGCCAAACCATGTGACCTTTCTAGCGGTACTGAATGCATGTCGGTTTTCTGGTCTTGTTGACAAAGGGAAGAGGATTTTTCAGTTGATGGCTCAAAATCCAAAAACGAAACCACGGGCTATGCactatgcatgtgttattgagCTTTTTGGTAGAGAAGGCCTGCTTGATGAAGCCTATTCAATGATACGGAGAGCACCGTTCACCCCAACTGCTAACATGTGGGGGGCCTTGCTCACTGCTAGCAAGGTCCATAAGAACATGCATCTTGCAAAATTAGCTGCAGAGCAGCTGTTGGCAATAGAACCTGAAAAAATAAACAATTATGCTGTGCTCCTCAACTTGTATATTAGCTCTGGTAGACAGGATGATGCCTGCAAGGTAGTTGAAACAATGAAGAAGAAGGGTCTATGTATCAGTAATGCTTGCAGCTGGGTCACAGTCAAGaaaaaagatcataggtttttcTTTAAAGATAGTTTGCACCCGCAATGCGCTGAAATATACAGGAAGTTAGATGCATTAATGAAGGAGGTAAAGGAAGCTGGTTATGTTGTTGAGGAGAATGAGTTGCTCCCTGATGTTCATCCAGACGAGCAGAATATATCGAGAGCATACCACAGTGAAAGACTGGCAATTGCTTTTGGCCTCATCAGCACATCTCCATGTGCTCCCCTGCGGATCACTCAAAGCCATTGTTTGTGCCGTGACTGTCACAAAATAATCAAGTTTTTGACAAAAGTTACCAAGAGGGAAATTGTTGTAAGGGATGGCAGCAGATTCCATCACTTCAAACTCGGGATCTGCTCTTGCGGTGATTACTGGTAA
- the LOC112897957 gene encoding pentatricopeptide repeat-containing protein At5g50390, chloroplastic isoform X1 — MELQLAPPLGTLRPIASIHHRPKASASASASATAAPSTSSSLSSSEPLKPRPRLPRQSPVPRPRPGPARLPALCAAIERHAAAGRHAEALDAFRLARAAGPFMPLPPTTYHALIAAAAALREPGAAAAVAWHMESSGAETDVYTHNCVLGMYLSCGMLGEARRVFEGMPERNGVSWGIMMGGLVDRGRPRAALVLFREMWAEAGGGEAPPRAVVVAVRASTTSGSLRAGQQLHCCVIKMGPCDDGESDRYLSCALLDMYSKCGRVDLARRVFDAMMPYQRSIVAWNSMLAGYVLHGRCEEALELYHEMRRSGVAMDQCTFSTMLGVFARLGLLEHAKQAHAGLIQRGLLLDIVGNTALVDLYCKWGRMEDARNVFERMPKRNLISWNALVAGYGYHGMGDIAIEMFERLIAEGITPNHVTFLAVLNACRFSGLVDKGKRIFQLMAQNPKTKPRAMHYACVIELFGREGLLDEAYSMIRRAPFTPTANMWGALLTASKVHKNMHLAKLAAEQLLAIEPEKINNYAVLLNLYISSGRQDDACKVVETMKKKGLCISNACSWVTVKKKDHRFFFKDSLHPQCAEIYRKLDALMKEVKEAGYVVEENELLPDVHPDEQNISRAYHSERLAIAFGLISTSPCAPLRITQSHCLCRDCHKIIKFLTKVTKREIVVRDGSRFHHFKLGICSCGDYCLLALKLNKGYDITTT, encoded by the exons ATGGAGCTGCAGCTCGCCCCGCCGCTCGGCACCCTCCGCCCCATCGCCTCCATCCACCACCGCCCCaaggcctccgcctccgcctccgcctccgccacaGCTGCGCCCTCCACATCCTCTTCGTTATCTTCCTCCGAGCCCCTCAAgccccgcccgcgcctcccgcgcCAGAGCCCCGTCCCCAGGCCCCgacccggccccgcgcgcctccCCGCCCTCTGCGCCGCCATCGAGCGCCACGCGGCCGCGGGCCGCCACGCCGAGGCCCTCGACGCGTTCCGCCTCGCCCGCGCGGCGGGGCCCTTCATGCCGCTCCCGCCCACCACCTACCACGCGCTcatcgccgctgccgccgcgctGCGGGAgcccggcgcggccgcggcggtggcCTGGCACATGGAGAGCTCCGGCGCCGAGACGGACGTGTACACGCACAACTGCGTCCTCGGGATGTACTTGAGCTgcgggatgctcggggaggcGCGGCGGGTGTTCGAGGGAATGCCCGAGCGGAATGGCGTCTCGTGGGGGATCATGATGGGCGGGCTCGTCGACCggggccgcccccgcgccgcgctCGTGCTGTTCCGGGAGATGTGGGCGGAGGCTGGCGGTGGGGAGGCTCCCCCGAGGGCGGTCGTGGTGGCCGTCCGTGCGTCTACAACGTCCGGGTCATTGCGAGCAGGGCAGCAGCTGCACTGCTGCGTCATCAAGATGGGGCCGTGTGACGATGGCGAAAGCGACCGGTACCTCTCGTGCGCGCTGCTCGACATGTACAGCAAGTGCGGGAGGGTGGACTTGGCTAGGCGCGTGTTTGACGCGATGATGCCTTATCAGAGGAGCATCGTGGCATGGAACTCCATGTTGGCGGGGTACGTGCTCCACGGGCGCTGCGAGGAGGCGTTGGAGCTGTACCACGAGATGCGCAGGAGTGGTGTCGCCATGGACCAGTGCACATTCTCCACGATGCTGGGGGTGTTTGCAAGGTTGGGGCTGCTGGAGCACGCGAAGCAGGCGCATGCTGGCCTGATACAGAGAGGATTGCTGCTGGACATTGTGGGGAATACGGCGCTCGTGGACTTGTATTGCAAGTGGGGGAGGATGGAGGACGCGAGGAATGTCTTTGAGAGGATGCCCAAAAGGAACTTGATCTCTTGGAATGCTTTGGTAGCAGGATACGGCTACCATGGCATGGGGGATATTGCGATCGAGATGTTCGAGAGGCTGATAGCTGAAGGTATCACGCCAAACCATGTGACCTTTCTAGCGGTACTGAATGCATGTCGGTTTTCTGGTCTTGTTGACAAAGGGAAGAGGATTTTTCAGTTGATGGCTCAAAATCCAAAAACGAAACCACGGGCTATGCactatgcatgtgttattgagCTTTTTGGTAGAGAAGGCCTGCTTGATGAAGCCTATTCAATGATACGGAGAGCACCGTTCACCCCAACTGCTAACATGTGGGGGGCCTTGCTCACTGCTAGCAAGGTCCATAAGAACATGCATCTTGCAAAATTAGCTGCAGAGCAGCTGTTGGCAATAGAACCTGAAAAAATAAACAATTATGCTGTGCTCCTCAACTTGTATATTAGCTCTGGTAGACAGGATGATGCCTGCAAGGTAGTTGAAACAATGAAGAAGAAGGGTCTATGTATCAGTAATGCTTGCAGCTGGGTCACAGTCAAGaaaaaagatcataggtttttcTTTAAAGATAGTTTGCACCCGCAATGCGCTGAAATATACAGGAAGTTAGATGCATTAATGAAGGAGGTAAAGGAAGCTGGTTATGTTGTTGAGGAGAATGAGTTGCTCCCTGATGTTCATCCAGACGAGCAGAATATATCGAGAGCATACCACAGTGAAAGACTGGCAATTGCTTTTGGCCTCATCAGCACATCTCCATGTGCTCCCCTGCGGATCACTCAAAGCCATTGTTTGTGCCGTGACTGTCACAAAATAATCAAGTTTTTGACAAAAGTTACCAAGAGGGAAATTGTTGTAAGGGATGGCAGCAGATTCCATCACTTCAAACTCGGGATCTGCTCTTGCGGTGATTACTG TTTGCTGGCATTGAAACTGAACAAGGGTTATGACATTACCACAACGTAG
- the LOC112897958 gene encoding uncharacterized protein LOC112897958, producing the protein MAKMGAAIMVCIVVLALDVTAGILGIEAQAAQNKTKKVTVLFIQCEKPVYKAYQLGLAAAILLVVAHAIANFLGGCACICSQLEFIRASINRKLAAATIILSWIALIAGFSLLLAGAMSNSKSKTSCGFTHGHTLALGGIMCFVHGGITVAYYVTATAAAHEAV; encoded by the exons ATGGCTAAGATGGGAGCTGCTATTATGGTCTGCATAGTGGTTTTGGCCCTGGATGTCACTGCTGGCATACTAGGAATTGAGGCGCAGGCTGCTCAGAACAAG ACTAAAAAGGTGACAGTTCTATTCATTCAATGTGAGAAACCAGTGTACAAAGCATACCAGCTTGGCCTGGCTGCTGCAATTCTCCTGGTAGTTGCCCACGCAATCGCCAACTTCCTTGGTGGCTGTGCCTGCATCTGCTCTCAGCTGGAGTTCATCCGGGCGTCCATTAACAGGAAACTGGCAGCCGCCACTATAATTCTCTCATG GATTGCCCTGATTGCCGGATTCTCGCTGCTGCTCGCCGGTGCCATGTCCAACTCCAAGTCCAAGACGTCATGCGGGTTCACGCACGGCCACACCCTAGCCCTTGGTGGGATCATGTGCTTCGTCCACGGTGGGATCACCGTCGCGTACTACGTCACCGCTACCGCTGCGGCGCACGAAGCTGTTTAG
- the LOC112896416 gene encoding calcium/calmodulin-regulated receptor-like kinase 1, translating to MGTMKGVSEGLIIGITVGVVIGVLLAVGILLCFRYRRSRAQIRSSSSRRASTVPIRTNGVNVSAMLSNSTTGQESPRELEDCGSSLWIEGPGRKNMISASGIPKYAYKELQKATSNFTTLLGQGAFGPVYKADMSSGEILAVKVLSNNSKQGEKEFHNEVLLLGRLHHRNLVNLVGYCADKGQHMLLYAYMPNGSLASHLYGENSAPLKWNLRVNIALDVARGLEYLHDGAVPPVVHRDIKSPNILLDQSMQARVADFGLSREEMVTRNGSNIRGTYGYLDPEYVSTRSFTKKSDVYSYGVLLFELIAGRNPQQGLMEYVELAAINADGKTGWEEIADSRLEGAFDVEELNDMAAIAYRCVSRVSRKRPAMRDVAQALTRVLKHSRSRKHHSKKHPQARADDESVDLEASEVQSSFSGLQREESVGSVSDLPDV from the exons ATGGGGACAATGAAAGGGGTATCCGAAGGTCTGATCATCGGAATCACAGTTGGGGTGGTGATAGGTGTGCTGCTGGCAGTAGGAATCCTGCTGTGCTTTAGGTACCGACGTTCCCGGGCGCAGATAAGGAGTAGCAGCTCAAGGAGGGCATCGACAGTTCCCATCCGCACCAATGGTGTTAATGTGTCTGCCATGCTCTCGAACTCGACTACAGGGCAGGAGTCTCCAAGGGAGCTTGAAGACTGTGGGAGTTCTCTGTGGATTGAAGGGCCTGGCAGAAAGAACATGATTTCGGCTTCTGGAATACCCAAATATGCATACAA GGAACTACAGAAAGCTACCAGCAATTTCACAACATTATTAGGCCAAGGAGCCTTTGGTCCTGTTTACAAAGCAGACATGTCTTCTGGTGAGATACTGGCTGTTAAAGTGCTTTCTAACAATTCAAAACAAGGCGAAAAGGAGTTTCATAATGAG GTCTTACTTCTTGGACGATTGCACCACAGGAATCTGGTGAATTTGGTTGGCTATTGTGCTGACAAAGGGCAACATATGTTATTGTATGCATACATGCCTAACGGGAGCCTTGCATCACACTTATACG GTGAAAACAGTGCACCACTGAAGTGGAATTTGAGAGTCAACATAGCTCTGGATGTGGCTAGGGGTTTGGAGTACTTGCATGATGGG GCTGTTCCTCCTGTAGTTCACCGTGACATCAAATCGCCAAACATTTTGCTGGATCAGTCCATGCAGGCTAGG GTTGCGGACTTTGGATTATCAAGAGAGGAAATGGTTACTCGAAATGGATCCAATATTCGAGGAACTTATGGATATCTTGATCCAGAGTATGTATCCACACGATCATTCACAAAGAAGAGTGATGTGTACAGCTACGGTGTTTTGCTATTCGAACTGATTGCTGGCAGAAACCCACAACAGGGTCTAATGGAATATGTTGAGCTT GCTGCAATCAACGCTGATGGAAAAACTGGGTGGGAGGAAATTGCAGATTCTCGGTTAGAAGGCGCATTTGACGTGGAAGAGCTCAACGACATGGCTGCTATTGCTTACAGATGCGTAAGCCGTGTGTCCCGCAAGCGCCCAGCGATGCGAGACGTGGCCCAGGCTCTGACCCGTGTGTTGAAGCACAGCCGCAGCAGGAAGCATCACAGCAAGAAGCATCCTCAGGCAAGGGCGGACGACGAATCTGTTGACTTGGAGGCCTCTGAGGTTCAGTCTTCATTCTCTGGCCTTCAGAGAGAAGAATCAGTTGGTAGTGTTTCCGATCTGCCAGATGTCTGA